The Candidatus Berkiella aquae sequence TACTTCCATTCAAGAACGTTTACAGATGTTGGCTAAACAATTAAAGCAAAAGAATGCTATTAATAAAACACAACAACCAAAGCACTTAATGCCATTAAAAACACCTCACCAACATCAAATGCCAAAGATTGGTTTTGCATTAAAGGATTATCTAGATTTAGTTGATTCAACAGGACGTGTAATACGTGAAGGGAAAAGAGGTGTGATCCCTCAAAAAGTATTACCGATATTATCTCGTTTAAATTTGAATCCTAAAGAGTGGGTTAACATGGTTGAACATTTACAAAATCGCTTTTCTTATGCCATTGGGCATAGTGCTAAGTTACTCAAATTCAATTGTGAAAATAGACACTATGGTCCGAAAGGGATCCTTTACTCAAAAAAATACTATTTTACCGTTGCATAATTCATCACAGTCACATCTAATCATTATTTCTCAAGTTTATTATTATACTTAATCTCAATAATTGCTTTTTATGGTAATTATACTATTAATATCATAAGCATCATTAAATAGCTTTTAGCTTTTTGAACAATTTGGATGTCCTTTATTTCCCTCATTTTTAAGGAAAGCAACGATATGAGAGTTCTATCAATCGATGAAATACCGATGGTGGCAGGTGGTAGTGTAGAATTTCTTGATTTAGCTTATTTATGGGCAGGCTATCATTCCCTAGGAATGGGGATCACCACTTTTGTTGGTGCTAGCATTGGTGCTTCAATGGGAGTATTCAACCTATTATTTCCAATAGAAGGCACTATCCCTATTGCTGGATTACTTCCAACCGCTTCATTGATTTTACTCCCTTGTTTACTAGGCGGAACGATTGCATTTTTAGAATATAATGTTGCTAATTATTGTGCCTCATGGGTAGCAACACTATGAAGCACAATAATTTTTAGTTGTCCCAAGTAATCTTATTTCGTTAGTAAATAACGGCTAGATAAATATTAAAGGTTGAGCTCCCGATGGTAGATAAAGTAATTAAAAAGAACAGATGGCTTTACTGCTTGGTTGGCATAACATGTTGTTTATCAACTGGATTGATATCTGGATTCTTGAGTGGAAGCGCGGATTCATTATGGTATAGAACGCTGATAAAACCTACATTTAATCCTCCAAGTTGGATTTTCGCCCCTACTTGGATTGTTTTGTACATCATGATGGGAATAGCGCTAGGAATTTTATGGGAACAGCGAAAAAAACATATAAGATTGCTCTATCTGTTCGGTTTACAGTTCATTTTAAATGTATGTTGGTCGCCCATGTTTTTTTTAATGCATCGAATTGATCTTGCACTATATGTCCTCATCTTATTGTGGATTACGATTTTTACTTTTTTATACCAAGCAAGGCGCATATGTTCAGCAGTACTATTGCTTATACCTTATGCTTTATGGGTCAGTTTTGCATTGATACTAAATATATCGTTTTATATGTTAAACAAATAATTTGACAAGATAGTTTGATCACATCTTCCCTTCTTCTAATTTAAGAAGAATATGCTGTGCGTGATTAACTAGTTGATTTTTCTTTTCATCTGAAAATCGGCTTAATGCTTGATAAATTACTTTCATGCGTTGATTTTTTTTTAATTTTTCCTCATTCATTATTAAAAAATTCCAATATAACGCGTTAAACGGGCATGCATTTTCGCCAAATTGCTCTTCTGGATTATAATCACACGACTTGCAAAAGTTACTCATCCGTTTTATGTATTTGCCACTAGCACAATATGGCTTGCTCGCAAGTAATCCACCATCGCCAAAAAGTGCCATACCAAGTGTATTCGGTAACTCAACCCACTCAAATGCATCTGCATAAACTGATAAGTACCATCGATGAACTTCTAGGGGGTTAAGTCCTGTCAATAACGCAAAATTTCCCGTAATCATTAATCTTTGTATGTGATGTGAATATGCATGTTCACGAGTTTGCTTAACGACTTCTTTTATACAATTCATCTTTGTCTCTCCTCCCCAATAGGACCACGGCAAAGGATGTTTTGCATCAAAATAATTGTTTGAAATGTATTTTGGCATCATCAACCAGTAGATACCTCTAACATATTCCCGCCAACCCAAAATTTGTCGAATAAATCCTTCTGCTGAATTAAGAGGCACGAGCCCTTTTTGATACGCTTCTTCAGCTAAGCCACATAGTTCTAATGGTGACAGTAACCCTAAGTTTATATAAGAAGATAAAAGTGAATGATACAGATAAGCTTCGTTTGAAATCATAGCATCTTGATAAGTTCCAAAATCATATAGCAATATTTCTATGAAATGTTGGGCTTCTTTCAGGGCTTGTTGTCGATTTGTAGCAAAGTAAAAGGGCTCTAGATCACCAAAATTTTTGTTAAAATATAGCTTAACGAGCTCAATAACTTTTAAAGTTATATCATCCTTTTTATGACTAATTCTGTTAGGGGATGTTAGAGAATTTGGTGCAGCTTTTCGGTTTTCGACATCATAGTTCCATTTGCCGCCGATAGGAGATTTATCTTCATTCAACAATATGTTATACTTCAAACGCATAGTCCGATAGAAATACTCCATACGTAATTGCTTTTTATTATTTGCCCACTGTGCAAATTCAGTTTTAGAGCATAAGAATCGGGCGTCTTCGAATACTTTAAATTTGATATTATTCTTAACGAAAAATGCATTTATCTTTTCTTGAATATGCCATTCACTTGGTTCTGTGTAAGTCACTAATGTTGGCTTCAATTTGTTTATGGCCTTTTGTAATTCTTGAAGTAATTCACCATTGTTAACTCTATTTGTATAATCCACATAATGTACTTTTAAACCCTTTTGCATCAATTCTTCCGCAAAATGACGCATGGAAGATAATATAAATGCTATTTTTTTGGGGTGATGAGGTATGTAATGCAATTGTTCTCTGCATTCGCACATAAAAATGATATCTGTTGATGTTGCTTCTGCAAGCATAGGAAGCGAATGGGTAAGTTGATCCCATAAAACAATAATCAAGTTTTTCATAAAATCCTATAATTTAATTAGTGAATAGCACAGTACATCTATTTCTGTATACAGATAACTATTATTAAAAGTAGCTTGAATAATTTATTACAACTAATGGTTTTGCCTTATGATAGTACGATTATTAGCTAATATGTTTGATGTTTTATCAAATGATCTATTTAGATTATCAAGTAATAAGTGAAAATAAACAAATCCAGCATAAGGTGACCAAGGTTGAAGCACCTTCATCACAACATCATAGTCAAGCTCTTTTGTTAGATTAAAATATCTTTTGAGATTTTTTTGAGCACCAATATCATCGCCAGGGAAAATATTGATCCTTCCTAAGCCACGCAATAAAATATATTCCGCAGACCAACGTCCAATGCCTTTTATCTTTTTTAAATATTCAGCAATCTCATCATTTGTCATTAAAGACATCTGCACTTGTAATTCGTCATCTTTATTTTGTAAAGTTTTTGCAATTTGAATCAGTGTATTCGCTTTTCGCAAACTAAACCCTAATGCTTGTAATGCCTTAGGAGCACATTTTGCAATTCTTGTTGCAGTAGGAAAAGCATAATACGTTTTCTGTTCATATCTTACTTTTCTTCCATAATGTATGGCCAATCGATTCAACAATTCTATCCCTACATTTAAGGAAAGTTGCTGACAAGCAACCGCATTACAACATGCCTCAAAGATTGTTAGAAAACGAGGTGGTTTAAGTCCTATAAATGATTTGGCTAAATAATGAAGTTTTGGATGTCCTGCAGCAACTTGATAGAACTTTTTCAAATCACAGGACAATGAAAATAATCTTTTGATTTCTTTTTTGAGTAGACTCATTTCTACATCTGATACTGCATGATGCGTTGTGATAGTAAGGGTGGGAGCTTTAATATTCTTTTGTACTATACAGACCAATATGGGACGTTTACCAACAAGCATCACTCGTTTATAAAACTGACCATCCCAATTATCAATAATATTAGTTTTTCTTCTTCGAAGGGCCCACACGGTATAGTCCAATCTAAATGGGGCCTTTGCACGAATGGTAAATGAATCTTGCATCTTATTTTCTTTTTAACAAGATTTTTTGCAATGCAACTGCATTATTTCTTTCTAATTCTTTTGAGCTAAACAGTAATGTTACTGTCTTTTTCATTGCTTCTTTTAAAATAATATCGATTAATGCTTCTTTTGTAGAGAGCTCTTTGACATATCGTTTTTGAAATTCGGTCCATTTTTTAGGGTCATGATCATACCACTTTCGTAGCTCAGTGCTGGGTGCGATTTCCTTTAGCCATAATTGAATTTCAGCTTCTTCTTTTTTAAGACCACGAGGCCAAAGTCTATCAACTAAGACTCTGAAACCATCTGTCCTGGCGACTGGATCATAAGCTCGTTTCACTTTTATGGGTTTCATAAGACGCTCATCTAGCTACATAAAGCGATAAAAGGACATCCAAAAATACGATTAAGACAGTGACTCGTAAAATTTGGGTGTCCTATGTAGGAAATAGGGATGTCCTAGGGCTAGAACAAATTTGGGTGTCCTAGCCGTTTAGTTACCATTCGTAGCGCAGGCGGACAAAGCCAGCGTTAGCGTTGTAATCTCGCTTGGTTTCATAGTCATAGCTGATGGTTACAATGTAGTCATTGTAGTCACTGAACACTGATAAACTTGCACCCAAATTAAAGCTAGATGCTGCAGGAACTGCGCCTAGCGTGGTAAAGCTTGGACCACCACCCGTAAAGTTCGATGTTGTTTCCATGTTGTCATTAATAAAATCATAGAAAGCATTCATACGTACTTCAGGTTGGAAAATAATGGGGCGTATTCGATAAGGCATTTCCATTGGACAACGGTACGCTGCCCTAACCCCGGCTCCCGCTTTCAACATGTTATAACTATGTGAATCAACATTTTGGGAAGCCGTGCCAGCACCCGATTCGTTATAACCATTCAACGCTAGATGCGAGAAGTAAAGCGAAGTATTAGGGATAATATGCCAATTACGATAGAGGTACTCGTAACCTAACTCCCCTTTAGTACCAAACTGCCAGCCAACAAAATCGGCTTGCGGACTTAAAGGTAATAAGCCAAATACAAAGTTTCGTTCTGTGGTGTATTTATTATAAGCAACCGATGTTACCCAATTAAAATACCACCAATCACAGAAATCTTGCTCTCCGTAAATCGCCGCTTGTAAGCTATAAATAGAAGATTTGGAATTAGAAACATCATGACCCACATAGGTATGCGATAAATTCGCTGAAACCCCAATTAAGTTCAAATCATTTAAGCTGACGTCACTACCAATCGCAACGCCCCAGGTTTCACTGTTATACCCTGCAACTGAATCACGTGTTCCTTGATCAGAATATTGACCATAGAGTTTAAACCAACGACCATGGCCATTATCATCCCAATCGTCACCGGATGAGAGCCCCGACTCAAAACCTTTGCCAACAACCGGTACATTTTTACGTTGTCTTAAATAACGGATCCGGTCGGAGACTGCACCATAACCTAATAACTGCGCCGCAAAAACTTCCTGGGTATAACTGCCATCCACAATCGGTGCTAATGCAGCTAGTGCATCGTTTAATTGTTCTTTGGTGGTGAAATAGGGCAATTGATCGAGCAAGTTCTGTAATGAACCGAGGAAATCTTGGCCTGCCATCGCATCTAATGCACCTGCAATCGGTATAGTATTAGGACGATCGGCAAAGAGTGAAACAGGTAAGGCTTCAATATGCAGTAATAAATCATTATTAGGTGCATTCTGTGCTTCCACTTCAAATTGTAGTAATAAGCTATCACCCACCACATTCTGAGGCACTTGGATATTACCTAAATTGGTTGCATCAACTAATTTAATATCAGAAACACCCGCCACAAAAGCTTGCGGTGTATTCGTTAAAACTAATGTAGTATTTGCATCGATAAAAGCTTGATCGTTCACCTGAATATAAGTAGGAATATCAAATTTATTTAAATCAATTTGTAGGGTAGAGCCTGGATTAATCGTTAAATCGCCCGTCACCGTTAAGGGTGCCCCAGCAGATGCGACTGATAAGGTGCTATTAAGTGAAAGACTCAAATTACCGTTAATAGTATGCGGTTCCAGCGCAAATAATGTGCCACCGCCATTCACTAAGGTATTAGTTGCAAAAATATCCTCTACTAACGTCACCGTTGCGCCCGCAGGACCGCTGGCAATAACGGAATTCAGTGCAAACCCTGGCTGACCAATCGGTTGATCAATGGTAAAATTACCTAATAAGTTTAAAGTACCTTGATCATTCATCGTTGTCGTAATTGGCCCTGATATGCTAACTCCACTAGCAATCGAGGCTGTATTATTGTTAGCAAAGCGCAATTCATTGGTATTTACATTTTGATTAAAATTAACATTCGATAACGCACCACTTAACTGCACCAATTTAAGGTCATTGCTAACACCTAATGTGCCATTGACTATGCTATTACCAAGATAATTTACAGTACCTTGATTGGCTGCATCCGTATCGATGTTACCCGTAACATCGGCATTATCCGCAATATTTAATTGTGAATCCTGCAAGAAATTAATATTACCGGTGCCAACCTGAACATCATCTTGGAAAGTAACGATTTTACCTGCCGCACCTTGTAAATTAATTTGATAAAGTGAATTAACCGGGTTAGCTTGACCAATTGTTCCATTTACTGTGCCAGTTCCAACAAAATTCAAAGTACCCACATTGGCAGTACCCGTTGTATTAGTAATGTTGCCGGTGACAGCCACCCCATCGGCTAAATTAATGGTTGTGGCACTATTAGCAAGCCCATCATAATTGATTGAGCTGCTATTAATCGTTGTACCTTGCAGATTAATAATCCCACCAGCACCAGTCACATTAATGGTATTGAGTGAATTGACAGCACCAATATCGCCGGTAATCGTATGGCTGCCTTGTAATTCGAGAATCCCTTGATTTGCAGCTGTACTATCAATGATATCGGTAACATCGCTACCATCGAGCAGTATTAAAGAATTATTGCCTTGAAATTGCACATTGTTGGCAAAAATATCGCCGTCAACTGTCAAGTCATTATTTTGCCCCACTTGCATTAAATCAAATTCATTACCTGCCGCACCAATTTGACCAGTGATGAGTGAAGCATTTAATACATTTAATACCGTCAGATCATTAGCCGTTGTCGTAATATTACTCGTCAAGACCATTGCTGCATTATTCAACGTTAATGTAGTTGGCGTTGCACCATCATCATTCACGTTAATAGTTGCCGCATTAACAACCGCACCATTTAATTCAATAGTTTCATTAGCACCCAGAGCTGTATTTAAGTTAAGCAGCAATAGGGAATTTGTATTACCAATATTACCAGTTACTTGGCCACTGCCTAAAAAATTAACCGTTCCTTGATTCACCACACCGCTTGTATTATCAATGTCACCTGTCACAATGACATTATCGCTATACGTCGCTGTACCATTGTTTGCAATGTTAGTTGTTGCAGCTGTTACGTTCCCATTAAATTGGACAATTCCTGCGCCATTTAATTTAATGATATTGAGTGAATTCGTGGAGCCTATTTCTCCTTGAACGATAGAACTTCCCAGAAATTCTAATACCGTACCAGCAAATGCTGCCCCTGTACTATTGTTGTCCACAGAGGTACCACCTGCAGCATCAGGTGTTCGTCCGATAATGTAACCGTTTGTAACAGATAGTGTCTTATTTGCGGCGATAATATCATATCCGCCTAAACCACCCGCACCACCCCCAGTATCTGGAGTTGCGGCTGTTGTTGTATCAGCATTGATGGCTGTTAGTACCGCTTGAGCTGCTATCGGGAATCCGCTAAAAAATGTTGAGGCTAAAACGGCTTGCCATAAGAAGGATTTTTTACTTCGGGAAATCTGTTTCATCGTGTCCGTCCCTGACCGATCTTGAAAAGAGTTATTTTTCTAAGTATTTCCTTGGGTAGCTATAATACCCACTTAGATAGCAGAATAGAGATCCACGCTTAATATATACATATAACAGTCAGAGTTGTTTTTGGCTAGAACGCTTGACGTTGAAAAACCGATTTGTGCAGAAAAATATCAATAGTGAGAAAGTTAGCTATTTAGAAGGTGTTTACCTTCTCTCGCAAGAGAAGGTAAGGCTCAATGAATACTTCAAAAATGTTATTTTTTACTATTAGACATAGCTGATTTTTTCTTACTCGACTTACTTTCTTCTTTGGGATTTGAATCCGTAGATTGAGAAGACGCTTTTTTCTCTGAAAATTGTAACATGACAGTTTCAGGAATATCTAATAATGCAGCCTGAAGCTCGCCGAATCCTCTTTCTAGCGGCGATGGGGTAACCGTTCCTTCTGAAGCTTCCTCAGCCGATTCTTTTTTAGTGGCAGCTATTGCGGCTTGGCCTTTAATCAGTTTAGCAACATGGGTTTGCTTTTTTAGAATTTCAGCACCGTTGGGTTCATACGTTGCGACCGGTGTAACATGCAATTGTCCCAAAGCTTTCTCGCGCGTTTTATAAAATTCACTTTTAGGTAACGACCACAATGTATATTTTTCTGCGGTGAATGGCTCTTTAAAGAGATCGAGTTGTAATAAACATCGACAAATAGTCGACATCATTTTCCATTCTGCAGGTACATCCCCTGGTAAAATTTTGTCTTGCAGTTTTAATCCTTCGAGCAAGGAAGGTCCAAGAATGGCAGCGCAATGTTCAAGTGGCATGCCATTATCTTTTGCTGCAACAATCTGATAGCTAATATGAAAATAATGATGGATAGCCTTAAGCGTCTCAAATTGGTTAGCTTTTTGTAATTCGCCCATAAATCCTAAAAAAATTCCTTCAATGGCATTAGGATCCATTTCTTTATTGCTACTTAATTCTTTTAAACCTGCCTGAAAAAGATGCCAACTGATAATCACACTGACTCTATCTAAATCGAACAAATCCCCTTTTTGAAAATAATGGGTGAATAAAAAGGCAAGCATGTGATTGCGATTAAAATCACCCTTTTCCGCTTGCAGCGTCTTGAATGCAGTAATTGCTGCTACAATTAATTTTTCTTCGCCATCTTTGTTATTATTTAATTCAGGCTGGATAAATTTAATGAAAGCAGTAGCGACTTCAGCATGATGAGAGGCTCTTAATAATTGCGGTTCATTACAATCAAGTAACTGTTTTGCAACCTCTAACATATTATTGACTTCAGTTAATGAATAAAAATTAGAACTGGTACCTGCTAGCATGCCGCCCTCCAAAAATAAGGCCGGCATTATAACTGATAATAGATTATGGTGCTAACAAAATAGTAATGGGGGAAGCTACACCGGCACAATCGTTTCAATCTTCTTTAAAGCTTGTGCCAACATTTTCGTTGATTTTAAGCCATTATCCATCACAGATTTCGAACTTTGAGTTAACTTATCAAACTGCTGATTCACCTCAGGATAGGCATTGGTTTTGCCGGGATGGTATTGACTAATACCGGTTAACGATAAACCATTTCGGATATAAAGTGAGACAAATTTTTCAAAATTGGTATTTTGGGTTTTACCCGCTGCAACAAACTCATCAATCAGCTGATAACACTCAATAATTTCATCTTTCATTTTGCTTTTTAATTCAATTAATGCATGACGATGCTTATCATCGACATATAATTCTAACTCTGAAAACGATAGCGTTTTTAGAATAGGGCGGTTTTGTGATAATTCTTGATTGAGTTTAGTTAACGTCTTCAAGGCATTAGAAAGCTCGGTATGATATTGCTGCAATACCGCCTTGTCTTCGTTGGAGGTGCTTAATTTATCTTGAAACCAGCTACTTATTTTTTTGCCAA is a genomic window containing:
- a CDS encoding TspO/MBR family protein: MVDKVIKKNRWLYCLVGITCCLSTGLISGFLSGSADSLWYRTLIKPTFNPPSWIFAPTWIVLYIMMGIALGILWEQRKKHIRLLYLFGLQFILNVCWSPMFFLMHRIDLALYVLILLWITIFTFLYQARRICSAVLLLIPYALWVSFALILNISFYMLNK
- a CDS encoding cryptochrome/photolyase family protein, whose translation is MKNLIIVLWDQLTHSLPMLAEATSTDIIFMCECREQLHYIPHHPKKIAFILSSMRHFAEELMQKGLKVHYVDYTNRVNNGELLQELQKAINKLKPTLVTYTEPSEWHIQEKINAFFVKNNIKFKVFEDARFLCSKTEFAQWANNKKQLRMEYFYRTMRLKYNILLNEDKSPIGGKWNYDVENRKAAPNSLTSPNRISHKKDDITLKVIELVKLYFNKNFGDLEPFYFATNRQQALKEAQHFIEILLYDFGTYQDAMISNEAYLYHSLLSSYINLGLLSPLELCGLAEEAYQKGLVPLNSAEGFIRQILGWREYVRGIYWLMMPKYISNNYFDAKHPLPWSYWGGETKMNCIKEVVKQTREHAYSHHIQRLMITGNFALLTGLNPLEVHRWYLSVYADAFEWVELPNTLGMALFGDGGLLASKPYCASGKYIKRMSNFCKSCDYNPEEQFGENACPFNALYWNFLIMNEEKLKKNQRMKVIYQALSRFSDEKKNQLVNHAQHILLKLEEGKM
- a CDS encoding DNA-3-methyladenine glycosylase 2, producing MQDSFTIRAKAPFRLDYTVWALRRRKTNIIDNWDGQFYKRVMLVGKRPILVCIVQKNIKAPTLTITTHHAVSDVEMSLLKKEIKRLFSLSCDLKKFYQVAAGHPKLHYLAKSFIGLKPPRFLTIFEACCNAVACQQLSLNVGIELLNRLAIHYGRKVRYEQKTYYAFPTATRIAKCAPKALQALGFSLRKANTLIQIAKTLQNKDDELQVQMSLMTNDEIAEYLKKIKGIGRWSAEYILLRGLGRINIFPGDDIGAQKNLKRYFNLTKELDYDVVMKVLQPWSPYAGFVYFHLLLDNLNRSFDKTSNILANNRTIIRQNH
- a CDS encoding DUF488 domain-containing protein; the protein is MKPIKVKRAYDPVARTDGFRVLVDRLWPRGLKKEEAEIQLWLKEIAPSTELRKWYDHDPKKWTEFQKRYVKELSTKEALIDIILKEAMKKTVTLLFSSKELERNNAVALQKILLKRK
- a CDS encoding autotransporter domain-containing protein, producing MKQISRSKKSFLWQAVLASTFFSGFPIAAQAVLTAINADTTTAATPDTGGGAGGLGGYDIIAANKTLSVTNGYIIGRTPDAAGGTSVDNNSTGAAFAGTVLEFLGSSIVQGEIGSTNSLNIIKLNGAGIVQFNGNVTAATTNIANNGTATYSDNVIVTGDIDNTSGVVNQGTVNFLGSGQVTGNIGNTNSLLLLNLNTALGANETIELNGAVVNAATINVNDDGATPTTLTLNNAAMVLTSNITTTANDLTVLNVLNASLITGQIGAAGNEFDLMQVGQNNDLTVDGDIFANNVQFQGNNSLILLDGSDVTDIIDSTAANQGILELQGSHTITGDIGAVNSLNTINVTGAGGIINLQGTTINSSSINYDGLANSATTINLADGVAVTGNITNTTGTANVGTLNFVGTGTVNGTIGQANPVNSLYQINLQGAAGKIVTFQDDVQVGTGNINFLQDSQLNIADNADVTGNIDTDAANQGTVNYLGNSIVNGTLGVSNDLKLVQLSGALSNVNFNQNVNTNELRFANNNTASIASGVSISGPITTTMNDQGTLNLLGNFTIDQPIGQPGFALNSVIASGPAGATVTLVEDIFATNTLVNGGGTLFALEPHTINGNLSLSLNSTLSVASAGAPLTVTGDLTINPGSTLQIDLNKFDIPTYIQVNDQAFIDANTTLVLTNTPQAFVAGVSDIKLVDATNLGNIQVPQNVVGDSLLLQFEVEAQNAPNNDLLLHIEALPVSLFADRPNTIPIAGALDAMAGQDFLGSLQNLLDQLPYFTTKEQLNDALAALAPIVDGSYTQEVFAAQLLGYGAVSDRIRYLRQRKNVPVVGKGFESGLSSGDDWDDNGHGRWFKLYGQYSDQGTRDSVAGYNSETWGVAIGSDVSLNDLNLIGVSANLSHTYVGHDVSNSKSSIYSLQAAIYGEQDFCDWWYFNWVTSVAYNKYTTERNFVFGLLPLSPQADFVGWQFGTKGELGYEYLYRNWHIIPNTSLYFSHLALNGYNESGAGTASQNVDSHSYNMLKAGAGVRAAYRCPMEMPYRIRPIIFQPEVRMNAFYDFINDNMETTSNFTGGGPSFTTLGAVPAASSFNLGASLSVFSDYNDYIVTISYDYETKRDYNANAGFVRLRYEW